A segment of the Lycium ferocissimum isolate CSIRO_LF1 chromosome 5, AGI_CSIRO_Lferr_CH_V1, whole genome shotgun sequence genome:
tCTGCATCTTAGAAGATCCTGAGTGAAGGAATCTCCACTATTGCGTGTATGACCGCTTATGTACCGTAGACAATGAGATATGGGGTTGCTCCGGTAGATGTTCGGGTCACCGTTTTGTACCCTAATAAAGCATAAGCAGCTGCTCATGCTAATTCTTGTAGTTATCGATCATCTTTCGTAGgattcttttgatgttcttATTGGCAGCCTCTACGGCTCCATTCATTTATGGCCGGTAGGCGGTAGAGTTCATGTGATTATCTTGAATTGTTCACAGATGTCTTTCATTAGATGGCTATTCAGATTTGCTCCATTGTTTGTTATGATGGACTCGGGCACACCGAAACGTCATATGAGATTGTTCTTAAAGAAGTCAGCCACGACTTTCTTGGTCACTGATTTGTGAGAAGttgcttccacccacttggtgaagtagtcgATGGCGACTAAGACGAAATGATGTCCATTGAATGCCGGTGGATCGATGAGTCCAATGACGTCCATCCCCTATGCTACGAATGACCAAGGTGAGCTCATCGCATGTAGTTCTGTTGGAGAAACCTTGATTAAGTCTCCGTGTATCTGACATTGATGGCATTTTTACATAAATTTACAGGAGtcatgctccatggtcatccagtagtATCCCATCCTCAAGATCATCTTGGCCAAGATGAGTCCATTCATGTAGGGTCCGCATGCCCCTGCGTATACCTCTTTCAACAGTTTTGTGGCCTCTTCGGCGTCCATACATCTGAGTAACCCGAGGTCGGGTGTTCTCTTGTATAACACTTGTTTATTTAGGAAGAATCCGTTGGCTAACCTCCTGATGGTTTTCTTCTAATTTGCTGAGCTTTCTGGGGGATACTCTCCTTTCTCCAGGTATGCCTTGATGTCAGCATACCATGGTTTCCCATCTGGCTCAGCCTCAATGTGGGCGTAGTGAGCATGTTCTTCTTTCAAAGTGATCTCTAGCGGATCAATGTGGGTactctcggggtgttgaatcaTGGAGGCTATTGTAGCTACTACGTCAGCAAAATCGTTCTGAGCCCTCGGAGTATGCCTGAAATCAATGCTTTTGAATCTTCCACTCAGTCTCTGTACCAGGTTTACATATGGTAGTATTTTATCATTCTtggttgcccaattttccttcacttgattgaTGAGCAAGTCAGAATCTTTGATTACCAATAACTCTTGTATGTTCATGTCCAAAGCCATTCTGAGGTGGAGAATACATGCTTCGTATTCGGCCATATTATTGGTGCACCTGAAGTTAAGTTTTATGGCCATCAGGTAGTGTTATCCTGTTTCTAATATCAACACTGCTACAATGCCGAAACCTTTGTAGTTGACTGCTCCATCGAAGAACAGTCTCCATCCCGAGTAGGGCTCGGCCGCCTCTTCTTCCATAGCCATTGCTTTCTTGTCGGGGAAGAAAGTCTGTAATGGTTTGAGTTCATCATCAACGGGACTTTTTGCTAGCAGGTCGGCCAACGCCTGTCCCTTTACTGCTTTATGTGCTACATACACGATATCGAATTCACTTAGTAGCATTTTCCATTTGGCTAACTTTCCTATGGGCATCGGTTGCCGAAAGATATACCTTAATGGGTCCATTCTGGAGATGTGGTGAGTGGTAAACACTGATAAATAGTGCCTTAGCTTTTGGGCGACCCATGTCAGGGTGCAACATTTTTTCTCTACGAGTGTGTACCTTGACTCGCAggatgtgaacttcttgctcagATAGTAAATGACATGTTCCTTTTTGCCTTCCTTATCATGTTGGGTGAGCATACATCCAAAAGCATTCTCTAGTACTGACAGGTACAGTAGCAGTGGGCTCTCTGGCCTGGGTGGCACTAAGACGGGAggattggaaaggtatttcttgattttgtcgAATGCTTCTTGGCACTCCTCCGTCCATTTTGTGGGAGCGTCTTTCTTGAGCAATTTGAGGATTGGTTCTACAATCATAGTTGACTGGGCTATGAATCGCCCGATGTAGTTTAGCCTTCCCAAGAAGCttatgacttctttcttggttttgggaGGCGGCAGTTCCTGAATTGCCTTGATTTTCATAGGGTCTAACTCAATGCCTCTTCGGCTAACTATGAAACCTAACAGTTTACCCGCGGGCACTCCAAATGCGCACTTCACCGGGTTTAACTTCAGGCTGAATTTGCGAAGCCTGTCGAAGAACTTACGTAGGTGCGTGGTATGCTCTGAGCTTTTCTTTGACTTTATGATAACTTCGTCCACATAGACTTGGATCTCTCGATGCATCATGTCATGAAACAAGGTAATCATGGCCCTCATATATGTGGCACCGGCATTCTTGAGGCCGAACGGCATTGTCCGGTAATGGTAGACTCCCCAAGGGATGATGAAGGCTATTTTTTCAGCGTCTTCTTCGCTCATGAGTATCTGATGATACCCGGCAAAACAATCCACAAACAACTGCAGCTCGTACTTGGCACAGTTGTTTATGAGAATGTGGATGTTCGGAAAGGGAAAGTTATCTTTTGGATTGGCCCGATTGAGATCCCGGTAGTCTATACAGATTTAAATTTTTTCGTCCTTCTTGAGTactggcactatgttggccaacCAAGTGGCGTAGATCATCACCTCCACTATCCCACATTCGATTTGGTTTTCCACCTCATCCTTAATTCTGATACTCATGTCCGGTTTAAATATCCGAGTCTTTTGCTTGACGGGAGCAAAACCTTCTTTAATGGGAAATATGTGGGCCACTCTCTCAGTGCTCAAGCCTGGCATGTCAGTGTATGACCAGGCGAAGACATCTATATATTCCCTCAACAGAGCTGTGATCTCTTCTTTCTGAGGTGCTTCTAAGTGAGCATTGATTCGTGATTCTTTAACATTCTCTTTGTCACCGAGGTTGATTACCTCGATTTCATCCATGTTTGGTTTTTTCTTATCTTTCAACTCTTCTAATTCCTCTACCAGGCCTTTTGGCATCATCGTCTCCTCATAGTATTCCTCATACTCTTGTTGATCACTCTCCTCGTTCGTTCtcaacatgtcatgacattttcggttattttattattgttattacgaGGAGCCAAGAGGGGAGTAGATGTCCAATTGTTCAAAGGCTCTCCCGGCTTTAGGCTGCATATGGTAGGAATCTCTTGGCATTCTTTGATGATTGCGCAGCATTCCTCCTCTCGAAACAGCAGCTCTAGGCCCTCGTCGGCTCCCTCATCTCTCTGCATCGGCATTCTTTTAGAAAATGACAGGTACAACCCCAAAATTGGTTGAGGCAAATTCCCCATTCTTGGTTCTCTTCATATAGCTTTTGTGAGCTCGTCCTCGCTAGGAGTATATCCCAGACCGAAGTGGTAATTTTCCTTCGGGATTGGCACAGGTTTTGTTATGCCTTCCAAATCTTTTCCCAGGCCTCTCCTTGTCTCAAAACCATTCCTCAGCATTGTGGAGGCAATGATTTTGTAGACTGCTGGCATTGGCTTGTCAATTTTTCCTTCAGAATGGGTTGCCCCAACATATTCTATCACATGGAAGTCTGATCTGTTGGGGTTTCCCTCGATCACTAGTATGATGTTGTAAGGATACTTCTGTGTATCCTTTTCAGCTGTGATTACAATTTTCTAGTCCTGCCACTCAAACTTCACGGCCTGGTTCAACGTTGATGGTACAGCACTCGCAGAGTGTATCCACGGTCTTCTCAAGAGGAGATTGTAATTGGCGGTGATTGCCAAGACTTAGAACTATGCTGTGAAGGAGGCCGGTCCTATTTGGATGTGCAGATCTATCTCTCCCAAGGAATCACTTTGGGACCTATCGAATGCCCTGACGTTCATCCCGCTCTGGCGGATTTGGCCAATGTCATAGCTGAGCTGTGTTAATGTGGTTAAAGGACAGATGTTGAGCCCTGCCTCATTATCCATGAGTACTCTTCCTATCACTTTGTCATGACATTCTAGAGTGATATAGAGAGCTCTGTTGTGGGAGATTCCTTCGACTGGCAATTCCTCTTTAGAGAAGCAAATTTTGTGTTCTCCAATGATATGAGCTACTAACCTGGCTACATCCTTACTACTCATACCTACTGGCACGTGTGCATCATCTAACACTTTCATGAGAGCTTGCCTGTGTGATGGCGAGCTGTCCAGTAGTGCTAACACAGATATTTGTCTTTGGTGTTTACTTCAGATGCTTAATAATTGAATAATTCTCTGGCTACATACTCCACCAGAAATCTTCGGCTTCTCCTTCAGTTATTACCCTCTTCTGGGTGTTTTTCTTTCTCGCAGCATTTTACGCCAGGTCTTCAGGGGTGTAACATCTCCCTGAGCGAGTCATTCCTTAGGCTATGGCTGCTTGCACAATGATTGATTCTTTGCGAGCGGGTACTATATGTTGTGCCACCTGAGCCACCATCGGTCTTTGGGACTAAGGTTCTGAACCTTGGTATAGCCTTTGGAATTTCTGGTGCCGGGATCAGGACCTTGAGATTGGGACGATCCTGGACTATGAGGGAATCCATTGTTTGTTCAATGGCTTAATTGTTCTGCGGACCAATACCCTGCAAGCTTCCCAATCTTCGTCATTTTCAATCATGTGGACTTGGTTATTTCCATGGTTGGGCAACGGGGTTGTGTTCATATTGCGAGCTGAGGTTTCCAGGATGATCTCTCCCTTGTCAATCAGATCTTAGATCTTATATTTCAGATTTATGCAATCTTCTATGCTGTGCCCATTGACCCCTGAATGATAGGCGCAAGTCTGATCGACCCTGAAAAACCTATTCCTGGGCTGAGCCAATTTTTAAGGGGCCTTTTGGATTAAGCCTGCGGCGTGTAGCCTTTCAAAGAGTCGATTCCTTGGTTAAAGCAATGTTGTAAATTCTCTTGCTGGCTTCCTCTCAAAAGCAGGACGTGGAGCATTTTATCTTTGGTGGTGGTGGATGGATTTGTGGTGGGTTGTTTTGTGGTGAGCGGTAAGCATGGGCTGCCGCCTggtaatttttttatgtttggttAATAATTTTGTTGTGGTGGTGCTTGGTAAATAGGAGCAAGTGCTCAGACACTTGGTGGAGCCAAAGCTTGGTTGTGCATAGAATATAGGTGTAGGGCTGTAAGGTGAAGTCGGGTAATTGATAGGGAGTGGATCTTGGTGAGAAGATTATGGTTCTTCCCGCCTTTTAGGGTTTGGTCTTGGTGAAGACTCCCGCAGCGGCTTGTCCAGATGCCTTGTTGAAGACCCTGATGATTTTACCAGACTTGAGACTctcttctatggcctctcccatcTTGACTAATTCAGTGAAGGGCCTTCCGTCCATGGACAACATTCTATCATAGAAGTCTAGTTCCTGTGATCTAATGAATACGGAGACCGATTCTTCTTCACACATTGGTGGGCCGCACATGGGTACCGGTCCTCCACCGTAATTTTGCAAACTCTCTTTAGTTCTCAGTTGACTTTTGTTTGACCTTTTCAAGATAGTATCGAACAGGCACTGTTTCGATGTGGAATCGAAATCTCTCCATGAAGCTTTTACGCCATGTCCTCCCCAGTAAGCCATTGGTGCATGCTTGGCTTGCGAACCATTTAGCGGCCTCGCCAGTAAAACTTCGACTGAATAGTCGCATGATCAAAGGTTCGTTCTTTTTAATATTGACAGTAGTACCAAAGATGTGCTTTGGGATTCCCTGCCCCATTGAACATTTTGAACTTTGGGATCTCGAATCCTTCAGGTAAGTCCAAGTCTGGATGCATGCACAGATCATCGTATCTTAACCCTGTGGACTTTCTGGTGGTCCTGTTGGACCTTTCTAGTAGttccttcattttcttttccatatCCCTCTCACATTTTTTGTGTTCAGCCCTCCAGGCCTTCTCCATTTCCTCATAGTGGTCTAATTCTTTGTGTCCTGGAAAGGATTCATTTAGGATGTTTGGAGTGTAGAAGGACACTGTTTGGTGAGTGGGATGGGTGAGTGGGATTGACGCGGTTTGCCCAGTTGGTAAAGCTGAAACATGTGGTTGATTTGCCGGATTGATGAACACCGGCTAGGGAGCTTGATATGGGGGAACCGAAGGAGTGGTTCCTGGAATTTGGGTGTATTTTGTTGGTGGTGGAGTGCAGTAAGAAGCACCGACGTGATTCGGGTCAGTTGGATTTAATGAAGATGGGATGGCTCCTGGTGGGTAGATGCGGAAATGATCAGGCATCAGAGAGCTTAGTGAGGGGGAGGCCTCCTTTCTTTAGCAGAAGCACCCGTGTTAGCGTTGGCTGCCTTATTCTTAGCAATCTTGTCTTGGAGGGCCGTGACGGCCCTTAGCAATATTGCAATCACGTCCTCCTGAGGTGACGTCTCCTGGGGGTCCTGGGTATCTCCTTCATGGAGAACGAGCTCATTTCTTTTGTCATCCAGTGTAcagtcaatttctcttttcctttgtcTTTGTTCAAGAGAGATGCTAACACGGCTTTTGATCTCGTAAAGTATGCCAGCTTGTGGTACTAAACTAATCGGCCTCAttctataagataagaataactcaacgACAGACAAAGTTAGTTATTTGATATTAAATATCAAAGCAAAATATCACATATTTGTATTAAGGCACACGTAGCACATAAAGTCATGTATTAAAGCTAGTATACTGATTGATCCTTTTTTCTAAAGGTTCGGATATTATGGGCTTTTCTGTGTTTGAGTGGATTTTGGTCCAATAGGCCTTGAGGTTAACTTACTTTGGcaaaccttctttcttttataaaagttaaaataacGGGAGAGGGAGGGGggttatattttatattatgtaggggtcgagtcttacgtagactgcctacgtatcctacCAGGGGAAATCAGACTCTATCGTAGttcgttttacaaaagaaggatatatACTTTTTCCTAGATATCCTTTGGGCTAACCCTAACTAAAGACATCCCCAGACCAGGCCCGATAAGGGCTTCCCGCATATCCCTCCATAGGGACATCAGGGCGGTTCCTTACATATTTATGGGGGGAGGGGtaactgttatacctcgcattctGTACATTAGggtattccgagttaatggcggaaagttagggacaaggttataatttttttagaatgcataagttgcatgatcatttttttttgatatggagcattaagggtaaatttggaataaggaaaaactaggggctaaaagttggaaaagaatttcatgaagtggccaaatggccaaagtggccgtgggtcccacccatggttggccaattaattcTAGCCATTAAAGGGgatatgtgttcatcttatggtgcaagatatataaatatgtgggcaaaagatgaccacgtcaaggaattagtcatcctttccatttaaagaaaattctagaaaaattaagaaaattggagaaaaaaaaaagaaaaggatggcacatgaccggccatgtgcatgtggttatatatatatacataagtgatGGAAATATAAGACACAACTCATTGTTTCAActactagaaaattcaagagaaagaaaagaagagagaaagaggagcattcggccaaggggctggccgaatgggaTCCtcaagttgatcatgaaaaaaattatttttcctagtctctctactaattggaaggccctcgttaacgtggaatagttgttgggacAAGCGACGCGTTGATTCTTGCAAAACAAGCACTAGCCGAGGGAGGAACTAGGAGGaagaggtgaggtttaatcctttcttgtatatgttatggatggtttgcatatgttgtggcatgtagaaatgaataaaactcatgaaatggtggtgttgtgtgtggccgtgtataggtgatGTTCTATAGGAGcaaagaactaatttatttagtatgtttggattgttgtattatggacgtcttgagcatgttgtaatgtgaagaaatggatgaaattcatgaagttgagggggatggtgtggtggccgaataggggctgccttGGTGTAGGTGGAATGAATTAAACTTACTTGATatcttggttattgttgttgtgaattccatgatgttaaatgaagatttaatgatctaaattgaagccgtaattgtttgtgggctgatttacaagataatgtgatttcaatatagcttcttgtattgatggaaatgatgttgctaacgtatgaaatcgttgatatagtttatgaatttggaaggagaacatgtgttattgatgttcctaatgtagttggaagctttcgggtggaatggcctattgttagggttgttttgaatattgtatggattccttagaatgttcttaaatcgtgtttgaatggtcttggattaacacttgaacgtatgatcaatgatgttgggttgaatgcacgtagcttatttgaatataaatggaatgttatcgaattgtgtagaaaggaattattaatgttagaatgcgttttgaatcacttatggatattgttagtatggttgttggtttggttgttgttgatttggccgagttgaactctcggggatgttgaagttataggggaaatgctgccgaaatttttgtagacaaagtttTAATtcggaattgaattcttaagtgttatggctaatggttgatacctaacgacattattgtagatcgtgagaagtcaagacgcaaattcggattagcttaggaagcggctaaggtatgtaaagctcaacctttctttctttggcatgtcttagttgaaaataagttatgacacgaattttGAGGTAACCTcattctggtgatccgagcatgtttatgaatcttattggcttcttgatatgcgtattcttaatatggtcaaatcatggtccttatgtcacttgtataattaaatttcaaaagttgcataaaggttttgttttcaaaagagttctgtTCCTATAcggttccgaaactacgaaagtccgtaactttcacagaaaggctcggatcgcttcgatttgttcgtagaaagttctcaAGTGAAtgatgttcgtaactttccagggcggactcggattggtttggcatatgactatgatccctatggttttgttaatacgtttatgatatatgttatgtttccgaataacgtccgaaagatatttgatatgactacgatccgattttcaaatgacattccgtttagactatttcattgagcagtgagtatgattttatgtgcctatggtttctcactactcgctcgtgcaagctcaatatgtctttcaccgagtccgggccgggtacgtattcgtgcacattcctttgcattgttcaccgagtctctcactagagggccgggcacggtatatgatgatatgattatttatAGAGTCCCGAAAAGTCCCGGAgtccgaaagggccgggtacggtatatgatgatgtgatgatatgggaatggcggccaggatggcataccgagtcccttgctagcggggccgggacacgctattcacggagtccctcactagagggccgggtacggtatatgatgatatgaccgagtcccgaaagggcagTACGATCGAGTCCGAAAGGGCCGGCTACGGTATAtaatgatgtgatgatatggggatggcggccgggatggcatacgaGTCCCTTGATAGCGGGGCGGGACATatgagggccgggtacggtatatgtatatatatttatgcatgcatacatgatgatgacatgattttatttaccgcgtccctcaattgagggccggggcacgttatatgtatactttatatatgcatattatgattttacttaccgagtccctcattagagggccgggtacggtacatatgtacgatgatataatgacatgattatgatatgaattttgcttccgacatatgtatatgcatgactaagtgttttcaaaggcaagatttctgtactctttacttcggtataatcccgcttccgtatttcatgctttacatactcggtacatattcgcatcgaccccctttcttcgggggctgcgtttcatgccgcggtacacccaggtgagctgaagatattagtagaagatgttccagcgggattggcgagctccatttgctccggagtgctgccgagtcagagtattatgttatggtatcatgttctgtgttagagactttgcagacagtgtcgtgggtataagatgtcggttatgtaagcggctacataagccgatgtattattatgcattgtattataagtttcatatgttacaaattttatttgatttgaaaaagaagaaaagcatatttgactttccgaaaaatttccgttatgtatttatgttatggctaagggcccagtatgattatgaatgtcgcaagagtcagcgggttcgctcggccctaaataagggtcgggtgcccatcacaccctatcggattaagggtgtgacaataacatTTGTACAAAAGCGGAGGACACCTAATATCTACCCAAAAATGTAGCTCTGCGAGTCGCTGTCCTTACGAACTCGCTCTCTCATGTTTGCCTTTCTTTTTCTCAGCACTGTAGCTGGAGGATGACCAAGATCTCCCCAATTCTAATCTTATCCTCGAGCTCGAGCTTAAATGCATAACATTCCTCGATATCATGTCCCATAGCTCCTGTATGGAACAAGCAAACTTTGTTTCTACAAGGCCCCACTGGCAGGGGCTCGTGGACAGGTTCCACAGGTCTGATTTTTCCCAAGATAGCCAAGGTTGAGAAGATGCGGGAGTACGTCTCCTCAAAGACTGTGAAGTCGTACCGCCAGATCTGAGTTTCAGCGGTGACTCCTTCTCCTGGGACGATAGGGTCATGGACTAGTAAGGTATGTGGCCCCCATAAACTTCCAATGTTTCTATCGTCTATCAGACTGACGATTCTTCTACCAAATCCTAAACACTCATTTAGATTATGGCCCACTTGATTGCGATGGAAAGGGCATCTCTTATAGGCATAAACCAACTCGAGGGTTGGTAGTCTCGCTCGAGTGGTGCAAGGTATTCCAATGGCTTGCATCTTTTCGGACACATCTTTGCAACTGACAGGTCAAGGAGCCACTCGAAAAAGGTAAGATCGAGCTTTGAAGGCTGGGGCCCACCAAATGGGTGCCTGGGGGTCCActcttccatgttttccaaTGCCATGGTGGATGTAGCTGTTATTGGCTCAAGTGAGGGTTGCATAGAAATCAGATCCTTCGTCTGTGGGTGCGTAGTAGTCAGACTCATTGCCCACATCACGCCCTTCCATCTGGAACTCAGAGAACATTCCAAAAGGCTCCAGGTCTCCCTCAACTTTTATGTCCACAGGTTCAGACTCTTCTTATTCCATATCCTGGGGCTCAACTTCCTCTGGTTTCTCTTCTTTAACTTCTTGTGGTTCGGAGGCTTCATCTTGAGGCTTTGACTCTTCTTGGGGATCTGACTCCATCATCCATGGGTCAGATTCAGCTCCCTGATTCTTATTTCCCTCTTCTGAGGGAATTACCAAAGGTGACGAAGCTGACATGGGGCTATAATAATAAAAGCAGTAAAATAAGAGAAGTCCTATAGCGGTTGATGTCAAGGATTGATCTGTTTTGGCCTTTTTGGCCCTTCGAAGAGCGGTCTGAATGTGAAGACGTGTCTGATACAGCTCCATTCTGactatctgtcacgacccaaccgaagggccatgacgggcacccggagctaacccactggcacctctcatcataatTTGACATCAtaactaggtgagccacatggctaactcgcaATCCTATATACCAATAATACAATTTCCATCGAgctaaggcacttttatatcaacatcatcaactatgcccacgtacatacacacacaagttAGATTAAGGCATCCGaagatctcactagggtgtgatgggcacccgaaaAGGTAGCCGGGACGGGCGAACCCAGCTGCTTActcgtactaaattttttttttttgaatctctaagtcaagtatacataataggaTTCGAGAAAAATTCCGCtgcttttcaaatcaaataaaatataggCTTGTACaaacttgtatcatagcacGAGATTGACTGAACCCACGACtatgtcgcaaagtctctaaccggacaagacatcatagcatagcacgcgACTCGACGACACTCCGAGGAATGATTGGAGTTGCCAATTTGGGCCCAGACATCATGCACGGCTACGTGGATGCGGGTGTGCACAACGCGGCATGGAACGCGACCCCCTGAGAAGAGGGGTCGGCCACGAGGAATATCTTGAGTATGTTCATGAACGATAACAGATGAAAAGTAGAGCATGTCATGTAAGAGAGTATATTGTACATATGGAGCATGAAATGTATGAGGGGATTTTGTaggtatgagtgcctcttaaggcggaatcatgcatgtaatctttgcggaacgtgcggcccgatccatatactatctttgcggaacgttattctttgcggaacgtgcggccgtccattgtatatacatgtacgtattctttcttgaaaacatctcattttcatatataaagaaaatagaacataccatattgccgaggcgtcggctcgtccatttaaccacttatcccACGTCGGGCATTTTGTGC
Coding sequences within it:
- the LOC132057729 gene encoding uncharacterized protein LOC132057729 — translated: MALDMNIQELLVIKDSDLLINQVKENWATKNDKILPYVNLVQRLSGRFKSIDFRHTPRAQNDFADVVATIASMIQHPESTHIDPLEITLKEEHAHYAHIEAEPDGKPWYADIKAYLEKGEYPPESSAN